In the genome of Phlebotomus papatasi isolate M1 chromosome 2, Ppap_2.1, whole genome shotgun sequence, one region contains:
- the LOC129801339 gene encoding uncharacterized protein LOC129801339 — MEIIPEGKNFRLVQDNELPQILEVLEQYLPESLKFHQTVKTYLNDRVWQFYFYVSKNWPEEPICLHFPGCTLTPNNRIYESFGIFCPSSQLEYVELLRTEDVLIEWTQPLYLNFTHIAIMERIEEFYSAQGSIDKLIGDIYICKGPPDRLELESLPSSEVEMRPLALENVKAIHDLYPASEIECIEVFEKLVSSLPGFGIFCVGSGELAAWMVQSYYGAMCSMQTKPEFRRKGYGIHLAQALTKLVVERGYKPFVVIRPENDASKSLYIKLGFERSFATVRATLSPNNDNVNGIPVRENGDHLEEIDVEFYRKDSNNPEDKATPQSSKTSEEVG, encoded by the exons atggAAATCATACCAGAAGGGAAAAACTTTCGATTGGTGCAAGATAATGAGCTTCCCCAAATTCTGGAGGTGTTGGAACAATATTTACCGGAATCGCTAAAG TTTCATCAAACGGTGAAAACGTACCTGAATGACCGAGTTTGGCAATTTTACTTTTACGTGTCGAAAAATTGGCCTGAGGAGCCGATATGTCTACATTTTCCAGGATGCACGCTAACC CCCAATAATAGAATCTACGAGAGTTTTGGCATCTTTTGTCCATCTTCGCAATTAGAATATGTCGAATTGCTGAGGACAGAGGATGTTCTAATAGAATGGACACAGCCTTTGTACCTGAATTTTACGCACATTGCCATAATGGAACGCATTGAGGAATTCTATTCAGCGCAAGGTAGCATCGATAAGCTCATAGGTGATATTTATATCTGCAAAGGTCCACCGGATCGTCTTGAATTAGAAAG TTTGCCGTCCAGTGAAGTGGAAATGCGTCCTCTTGCGCTGGAAAACGTTAAAGCCATCCACGACCTATACCCGGCCAGTGAAATTGAGTGTATTGAGGTTTTTGAGAAGCTAGTTAGCTCCCTACCTGGGTTCGGGATATTTTGTGTGGGTTCCGGTGAATTGGCCGCTTGGATGGTGCAATCATACTATGGAGCGATGTGCAGTATGCAAACAAAGCCCGAGTTTAGGCGTAAAGGCTACGGCATCCACCTAGCTCAAGCATTAACGAAACTCGTGGTGGAACGTGGTTATAAGCCATTTGTCGTGATCCGACCGGAAAATGATGCGTCCAAGAGTCTCTACATTAAATTAGGGTTTGAGAGGTCTTTTGCCACTGTAAGAGCCACTCTCAGTCCAAACAACGACAATGTCAATGGTATTCCTGTACGAGAGAATGGTGATCATCTAGAGGAGATAGATGTGGAATTCTATCGAAAGGATAGCAATAATCCTGAAGATAAGGCAACACCCCAAAGTTCAAAAACATCCGAAG